The following proteins are co-located in the Enoplosus armatus isolate fEnoArm2 chromosome 8, fEnoArm2.hap1, whole genome shotgun sequence genome:
- the atp5f1e gene encoding ATP synthase subunit epsilon, mitochondrial, with the protein MVAYWRQAGLSYIRFSAICASAVRAALKPQFKAEALKAAEASVKVFKPKTVA; encoded by the exons ATGGTCGCATACTGGAGACAGGCAGGCCtaag CTACATCCGCTTCTCCGCTATCTGCGCTAGCGCGGTGCGGGCTGCACTGAAGCCCCAGTTCAAAGCCGAGGCACTGAAGGCCGCAGAAGCCAGCGTCAAAGTCTTCAAACCCAAAACAGTTGCAT gA